The genomic region TGTCGTTTGGTGCACGTGTACTTAAGACGGGGATCGCGGTCACGCTTGCCTTGTACCTTAGCAGCCTGTTCTTGAACCCGCAATCTCCCGTGCCTGCCGCAATCGCGGCTATATTCGCCATGCAGCCTTCCATCTATCGTTCCTGGAAATACTTCCTGGATCAGCTGCAAACGACCACACTCGGAGCTATTGTGGCTCTGGTGGGAGGTATGGTGTTGTCCAATGAGCCAATCGCTGTTGGATTAATTATTGTACTTGTTATCATGATATGTCTTAAATTGAATATGGGCGAGACGGTTGGACTGACATTAGTCACGGTTGTTTCCATTATGGAAGCCTCAGGTGACTGGCACTTTGCACTCAATCGTTTTCTGCTGACACTGGTTGGTATTGTATCGGCGTTTCTCATCAATATTACGGTATTTCCTCCGAAACCGAAGGTTCAGTTCGTGAAGCAGATCCAGAGTGTCTTCAGCGGCATGTCGTTGCTTCTGCGAACCTCGATCTCGGATGAGATTAAGGAAGTTGTATTCCGGGAGGAGAAAAACAACCTGGGCGGTTCCATTAAGTCTCTGTCCGACAAGTATAACTTGTTCGAAGAGGAACAGAAGAAAATGAAGCGTTCGAAATTCAGTGAAACCCGGCAGATGGTGGTCTACAAACAGATGCTGCTGAGTCTGCAAAAAGGATATGAGGTGCTGGATTCGGTGGAGCGCCACTATTTCCAGGCACCGCGGACACCAGCCATGGATTTGTTTTTTGACTCCCATCTGGAACTGGTTATTAAATTCCATGAGCATGCACTGCTCAAGTTCGAGGATAAGCTGAAACCGAACGGCGAAGAGGCCGCACAGTTTGTATTGGACAATGATCGTTTCATGGAGCAGGCGATTACCGAGTTTGATATCGACAAGGACGGGATGTTACGATTATCCATCGTGGCCGCTGCAATCTATGATTACGGGTATCAGTTGGAACGTCTGAATCGACTTGCTGAACATGTGCACAGCTCCAGTGAAGATAAAGAATCACAGGACAAAATTTTGAATTGGCTTAAGTGGCCTTAAATTCAAGTTCAAAAAGTCTGGTTTTCAGTACCAAGAAGATGGAATGAAGATAGAAATGGAGTAGCGGAGCGTAGGAAAACTACGTGAGCAACTACAATGTTTCCGAAGGAAACATACTTCGTAAGCGTCTGCTTATTCGGCTGAATTTCATATTCGATGCTGATGATGCCGTTAGGCATGAATCGTAATCAAAATTAGACTTTTTGAACAACCTCTAATAACAAATTGCACATCGGCTTCGCGATCATATACAATGGAACTACAACATAGCCCGGACAAACGTGTCCGGGTTGTTTTGTCGTACATACGGCAGAATGGCATGAATGAATTATAAAGAATAGAGGGATAGACACATGATTATAGAGGAATTGGACGCTGAACTAATAGAATGGTTGAGTGGCACAAATCTGGAGCATAAACAGCATGAAGCCATGCAACTGCTGACCATATCTGAGGATCAGTGGCCGCATCAGGCAATGATTAGTATGGGCGAAGTCATTGCGATAAGTCCGCATCGACTTAGACTGGCTCTGTGGCAAGGTACACAAACCAGTATGAACATGAGCAAAACAGGCAAGGCTACCTTGATTGCGGTTCAAGGACATCGATTGCTGCATATCCGTATAGAAGTAGAACTGCTGCCTGAGATGAAGGGGGCTATTCATCCAAGAGATCGTTTTGAAGCCAAAGTGCTTCATGTACGTGTGGATCACGCGCCATATGCGGAGATCACTTCAGGCATTACTTTTCAATTAAAAGATGAACTTGGAGCGATTACCCGCTGGAAAGAGACGATTGAAGAATTACGAAAGTAGAAATGGAGTTGCTAAGTCAGTTGAGGACCCGGTGATTGGGTAATAATGAAGAATAAGAAAACAACAAAAAACGCCTCCGCTTGCATCGGGACGTTGTCACTGGTAGAATAAAAAATGGTTTTCAGAAAATTAGAACTAATTAACATAAAATTAAAATGTTTACTTTCTAATAATTATACCATTGCCTTTTCGGGCTTGTCAAATGGGATTTTGAGGACACAATCCGGGGAAAGAGGGGCTATTAACATATGAGTACAGAGCAGCAGTGGAGTGAGGAACAACAACGGGTCAACACGGTGACCGATCAGATTGAGCGCAAGATCACAACGTTAGAAGATGAAGTAGGTTCCTTCCGGGACGAAGTGGTTGGCATGAGAAAAGACTTCTGGGACGAAGTCACAATGAACTTTAGCGAAGCAGACGATGTTGGTGAAACTTCAACCAGCATGCGACAGCAGTCACAGGTATTGTCCGATCGGGAGCGAAGCCATCTGAATACAGCGGCTGCGTTGGACAAAATGAAACGACTGCATCATTCACCGTATTTTGGCCGGATTGATTTCAAAGAAGATGGATATCCAAATGCAGAACGCATTTATCTGGGTATTGCATCGTTGCTGGATGAGAAGGAAGAATCCTTTCTGGTTTACGATTGGCGTGCACCGATCTCCAACCTGTATTATGACGGGGCGCCGGGCCCGATCACGTATCATACGCCCAGTGGGGAGATTAGCGGTGATATCGAGATGAAGCGGCAGTTTGTCATTCGGGACGGACGGATCCGCTTTATGTTTGATACGGGGGTTACGATTGGCGATGAGTTGTTGCAGGCCGTGCTCAGTCGAACTTCGGATGCACAGATGAAGAGTATTGTAGCGACCATTCAGAAGGAGCAGAACCGGATTATCCGCAATGACCGGACACGCATGCTCATTGTGCAGGGCGCAGCCGGCAGTGGCAAAACATCCGCAGCGCTCCAGCGTGTGGCCTATCTTCTCTATAAATACCGCGAGCATCTGCAAGCGGATCAGATGGTTCTATTTTCGCCGAACCCAATGTTCAATAGTTATGTTTCTACGGTACTGCCTGAGCTTGGGGAGGAAAACATGTTGCAAACGACCTTCCAGGAGTATCTGGAACGCCGTTTGGGTCGGGAATATCAACTGGAAGATCCGTTTATTCAGCTCGAATATGTACTTACGGGCACGCAAGATCCCGATTACGATGTTCGCATGTCCAGCATTCGATTCAAGTCGTCCGAATCTTTCCTCAAGGTGATTACACGTTATAAGGAAAGCATGTTGTCAGGTGGCATGAAATTCAAACCGGTTCGCTTCCAGGGCCGTGCGATTGTCACGTCGGAAGCTATGGCTGAGAAGTTCTACAGTTTTGAGTCGTCCGTTAAGCTGGTGAGCCGACTAGAGATGTTGCGGGACTGGATGCTGAAAGAACTGTCTGCCTTTGGTAAAGGTGAACTGGATGCGCCCTGGGTCGATCAGCAGCTGGATCTGATGGAGCCAGAGGATCTGCAACGTGCCTATCAACGGTTGAAGCGCAAGCAAAAAGGAAAGACCCATACGTTTAATGACTTCGAGCAGGAAAGAGAAATTCTGGCACGTATGGTGGTCAGTGACCGACTCAAACCATTGCGAAAATGGATCAAGTCCTTACGATTCGTTGATATAAGACAATTATATGCACATCTGTTCAACGATGAGGCTCAGATGGTACGACTGCTTGGTGACGAAGCGCTGCCTGCTCAATGGGATGAAATCTGTAAGATGACTTTACGCAGATTGAAGCTTCAGGAGTTGGCCTATGAAGATATTACGCCGTACTTGTACCTGCGTGAGCTTATGCTTGGATTCCACATTAACTCCAACATTCGTCATGTTATTATTGATGAGGCACAGGATTATTCTGCATTTCAGCTGGCCTTTATGAAGAGATTGTTCCCACGGGCGAAAATAACAGCACTTGGTGACTTCAATCAGGCAATCTATGCCCATTCTTCTGTGCTTAGTGGAACAGGACCCTTGACTAATCTGTATGGACCTGACAATACGGAAGTGATTGAGTTAACCAGAAGTTATCGTTCTACCCGGGAGATTGTGGAGTTCACCCGTGGTATGGTGCCTGGAGGGGAAGAGATTATTCCATTTAACCGTAGCGGCGAGAAGCCTAAAGTGATCGTTTCTTCTGATTCGGAGCGTCATATGAATGTCATCACGACAGACCTGAAGCATTTGATTGAGGAAGGGTACGAATCAGTTGCAGTTATCTGCAAGACCGCCGAAGAGAGCAGAGATGTACATGCTGCATTGAGCAAGACACTGCCCACAGCACCGAAGTTAATCAAGAAAACGACGCTGGCTTTTGAGCAGGGTGTTCATGTCATCCCGGCATATTTAGCTAAAGGTGTGGAGTTTGATGCTGTCCTGATCTATGACGGCTCTGCAGAGCAGTATGCCCAGGAGCATGAACGCAAGTTGTTCTACACGGCTTGTACGCGAGCGATGCATCTGCTTCACGTCTATTGTGTGGGCACACCGAGTCCGTTCATTACCGCCCAGTCTGAAGAATGGTATGACCTTGGCAAAGTGTCTGCTGCGCAAGTGGACTGACATAACACGTTCATATGCATGAAGAAGGCTTCCGTTCACAGGAACGGGAGTCTTTCTGTATATGATACATAGATCAGGAAGAAGCTAGCTCGTGAGGAAGTATACGAGATGAGGTTCCAGCCAGGTATAGTTGATCGGATTGAACAAAAAAAACTTGACGTGAATTCGTAAGGATTGGGTTCCGTGGATAAATATGACTTCATAATTTGTATTGAGACACAATGGATGTGATTTTTCTTTACACATGAGGTCCAGACTCATATAATCGTAACAATATATTTTTTTTGGGATCGTTTATTAAAGGAGGCAACCATATGAATAAATCATCTTTTGAACGGCCGCTTATGGCCGATTGTGTACCGGATCTGGTCGCTACAGCCCGGGGAGATTTGCCAGCGACTTTGGTCATTCGGGGAGGTACGCTGGTGAACGTAATATCGGGTGAGATCTTGCCTGAGATGTCCATAGCTGTACAGGGAGCTCGAATCGCTTATGTCGGCAAAGATGTAAGTCACACCATTGGAGAACATACCCGGATTATAGAAGCAAACGGCAAGTATATCGCTCCTGGTTTGCTGGACGGACACTGCCATATCGAAAGTACACAGATGAAAGTAACCGAGTTTGCGAGAGCGGTATTGCCTTCAGGCACGACCGGAGGTTTCTTCGACCCACATGAGATCTCCAACGTGCTTGGTCTCAAAGGACTGAGACTGATGCTGGATGAAGCACGAACCACACCGATGGCTGCGTATATGCAGGTGGCTTCCTGTGTGCCTTCCACCCATCCGGGACTGGAGACAACGGGTGCCTATATAGGGCCAGAAGAGGTGGCTGAGGCTCTTTCCTGGGGGCCGGACATGATTGGCCTTGGGGAAGTGATGAACTTCCCAGGGGTCGTCTACGGGGACGAGACGATGATCGGTGAGATACAGGCGACTCTGCGGGCAGGCAAAGTGGCAGACGGTCACTTTACCTGGGCAGCAGATGACTGGCGTCTGCCAGCTTACGCAGCGAGTGGCGTAACAGGGGATCATGAATGTGTGACTAAGGAAGATGTGGTCGAACGTCTGCGACTCGGGATGTACGCGAAGATGCGCCAAGGTTCGGCATGGCATGATGTAGCAGAGACGATCAAAGCCTGTACCGAGCTTGGACTGGACACACGCCGTATGATGCTGGTGACTGATGACCGAAGCTCTGAATCGTTGCTCAAAGAAGGGCATATGGACTTTGTTGTTCGTCTGGCAATCTCCCAAGGTGTGAAGCCAGTCACGGCTTTCCAGATGGCAACCATTAACACGGCTGAGCGCTTTGGTGTTGCGCGCGACATCGGTGCGGTTATTCCCGGCAATATAGCTGATATTATTCTGCTGGACGGCCGTCTGGCGGATGTACGTGTGGGGATGACGATTGCTGCCGGGCAAGTTGTGGCCGAGAATGGGAAAATGACAGCGGCCTGGGATAGCTTCACATATCCTGAAGAAGCACTGAATACGGTGAAGTTGGAAGCTAATATTCAGGCAGAGGATCTGGAGCTGGCTGCACCGATTACAGAGGGTACGATTGGTGCCAAAATCATTCATGTTACAGAGAACCATGTGGATACGAAGGAGAAACACCTGCCTGTCACGGTGCAAAACGGCAAGGTTGTGGTTTCAACTTCAGGGGAAGTTTGCAAAATCGCGGTATTGGAGCGTCACAAGCAAACCGGGAATCGAGCGGTTGCGCTTGTTGGAGGCATCGGATTCACATCGCCAGCGGCGATTGCGATGACGGTTGCTCATGACAGCCACAACCTTTTGATTATCGGTAATGATGATGCTTTGATGGCCGAGGCTGGTAACCGTGTCATTCGCATGCAAGGTGGGGTAGCCGTGGTAACGGCTACCGGTGTAACTGAATTCCCGCTGCGGATTGCAGGTTTGATGTCAACCGAGTCTTTCGAAGTGGTTGCAGCCCAATCAGCAGCAGTCAGTGAAGCTTTACAATCCGCAGGCTGTACGTTGAATAATGCATTCATGACACTTTCCTTGTTGGCACTGGTTGTGATTCCGGAGCTGCGTTTGTCTGACAAGGGACTTGTGCGGATCTCGGCAGAAGGCATTGAACTGGTGTCCCTTTTCGATGAAGTGGTGGACGGTACACAGGTAACTCCATCGGGTAATGAATGAACGGAAATGTTGATTAGAGCAAAAGCGTCATTAAGTTAAGATACATGCAAAGCCGCCTCAGGGCGGTTTTTTTGTGCGTTCCAGGAGAAAACGCTTTCTAGGTCTTCTGGAGCTTGGCTCACATATGGCAATAATGACTGAAGTCATGAAGAAAGTAGGGTGAATTTAGAAAATAGCTGATAATTGTGACTTTAGAACTATACATACAGAACTACGAATTCCCGAAATATAATTATATGATTCTTTCGTCGTAAGTCTTAGAGATGATATTGCATATAGAAGCAATCCAAATTCGTCGTACTGAAATAAGTCTCCATAAAATGAATATGAAACGACACAATTTCATCCGGATTTGCACGTCAGAGCTGTTAACTTCAGAGGGAGTGTACAAATATGAAAAGCAAAAGGGGTTACCGTTTTATCTTATTACTCAGTTGTTTGATCCTGTGTGCGAGTACAGCCTATACTTCGAAAGCCGTTGCCATTGGTTCTGTGGATAGTTATGAAACAATTCATGGAAACCTTGATGTGCCGGTGAGAGCGACGTGGGTGTGGGACACGACCCAGATTCGAAGTAATCCTCAAGAGGTATTGAATTTTGCGACAACGAACAAGATTAATACGATCTATCTGCAAATGAACCGGGATGTGAAAATTCCGGATTATAAAAGCTTTATCCGTCAGGCGAGAGCCAAGAATATTGCGGTTGACGTTATGGATGGAAGATCAGCCTGGGGGCTGACGGAAAGTCGGGAACAGATTGCTTCTTTCCTGGACTGGATCGAAGCGTATCAGGCAGAGGCTCTGCCTAATGAGAAATTTGCAGGTATTCATCTGGATATTGAGCCACATGTGCATCCGCAATGGAAAATCAATCAGGCTAGTGTAATTACGCAGTGGCAAGGCAATGTGGAATACATTGTAGGGCGAGCATCACGGATGAAGATGCCGGTAGCCGCTGATCTGCCTTTCTGGCTGGATAACTACAAAATTCCGGGTTCAACGATGGCTGTTAGCAGCTGGATGATCCGCAAATTTGACTCCATCACCATCATGGCTTACCGCGATACAGCTGCTGCAATCTATAGTGTAGCGAAGGATGAGCTTGCGGAAGCGGCTCTGCTGGGCAAGACGATCTCCATAGCTGTGGAAACGAAGCAAAGTAAGGAAGGTGACTTCATTACTTTTTATGAAGAGGGATCTGCTTATATGGAAGCACAATTGAAATTGGTCGAAAAAATGGCTTCAGCCCATGCATCCTTTAACGGGTTCTCCGTACATGAGTACACTTCATGGAAGACGTTGAAAAAGTGAGATACTGAGAAACTGTTAAGTTTCAAAGCGTAAGGTTGATAGCAGCGAATGAAATGAGTTCTAACTGAGCCAATGTGGCCCAGATCAGTGCGTTAGCTCACTCGTTCGCAGGAAAGTTGATGAAGAGGATATAGAAGGTGCTTGCAGCTGATCAGCTGTGAGCACCTTCTTCTTTTATACCTGAACCAGGGCAGATTCCATGGCTACGTTCTCATAGAACATTTTGCGATACTGTGAAGGTGTTGTGGCTTTATGTTTTTTAAATGTAGTGATGAAGTAGCTTAGATGCTCAAAACCCACATCCATCGCGATATCGACAATTTTGTGATCCGTATTCTCAAGCTGAACGCAGGCCTGTTGAACGCGGTAATAGTTAATATAATCTACAGGGGTTTTCTGCACCATCTGTTTGAAGAAACGGCAGAAGTGTCCTTCGCTCATATTGGCCTCATCGGCCAGTTCTTTCAGCTTCAATGGTTCGGGATAACGCTTGTGGATATAGCCGAGCACGGATTTTAGCCGCTCTACCTTGTCATGACTCCCTGTAGCCACAGTACCTTTGAGCGGAGCAGGTCTCATATGTTCGAACATTCGAGCAAATACAAGATACAGGTATGCTTTCGTTGACATTTCACACGTTTCTGTTCCAGCAGCATGGTCCGCAAATATGCGTTTCAGGTGATCGAGAATTTCTTGTCCCCAATCCTCATCTGCCTTGATATGAAAAGGGGGAATCACGGTTTTGCGAATCAGTGGGCCGATGAATTTCTCCTGTACCGCATCGAAGGTGCGGCTGCCGAGCAGCTCCGGATTAAACACAATGGAAGAGAATACGCAGGGAACTTCGCCCTTCAGATAACCCGCATGAATCTCACCTCGATTGATGAAAATGGCTTCTCCAGCTTGAACCTCAACGGTGTTCATATCAATCTGAAAGACGGCACATCCTTCGGTAACCATAGTGAACTCCATCTCATCATGCCAATGGCAATCGAGAATGCTATCTCCATTAAGTTGCTGGATATCAGGGTACACACTGACTGGATACATGGCATTGCCGTGAATTCGGTCTTCCCGTAATCGTTCACGTTCCATATCAACGCCTCCTTTTACTGCATTATTAATGTAATCGTTTCCAAAGTTTGGTGTTGATGTTCAAGAATCGGATGGTTAATATCAAAATCGTGATATATTTGGTCAAAATAAGAGAAGAAATTCATTATTAATATCAATATTATTATAGTATAACCGAAGGGGGAAAGAAAACATGAAATTTACTGATGGATTCTGGATGACTCGTGAAGGGTACCAAATTCAAAACCCGACTGACATTCGTGATATTGTGCAAAAAGATAATTCTTTGACCGTATATGCGGCAACTAAATATATTCGCAGTAAAGGCGACACGTTGAACGGTACATTGCTGAAAGCAACATACAGCTCACCTATGCCTAACGTTATTCGTGTAACTTTGAATCATCATAAAGGCGGAGTGAAAAAAGGGCCTGTATTTGAGCTTAACACGCAAGATGCAAACGTTGACATCTCGAAAAATGAACAAGGTGCTGTTTTGAAAAGTGGCAACCTGGAAGTTCAAATCGACAAAACAAACGGTTGGGACGTCAGCTTCCTGTATGAAGGAAAACGCATTACAGGTAGCGGTCAAAGAGCAGCTGGTTATATTACAGGACCGAGCAAGGAAGCGTACTTCCGTGAACAGCTGGATCTTGGCATTGGTGAATATGTTTACGGACTTGGTGAGCGCTTCACGCCGTTTGTTAAGAATGGCCAAATCGTAGATACCTGGAATGAGGACGGCGGTACAAGCAGTGAGCAGTCCTATAAGAATATTCCGTTCTACTTATCCAATAAAGGATATGGCGTATTTGTAAACCATCCTGAGCGCGTATCGTATGAGATTGCATCCGAGAATGTATCTAAAGTGCAATTCAGCGTTGAAGGCGAGACGTTGGAATACTTCATTATCGGCGGTGACAATCCTAAGGATGTACTTAATAATTATACGAAATTGACAGGTAAACCAGCGCTTCCACCAGCATGGACATTTGGTCTCTGGCTGACAACATCATTCACAACGGATTATGATGAAGCAACGGTTAACCATTTCGTAGATGGCATGGCTGAACGTGATCTTCCGCTGTCTGTATTCCATTTTGACTGCTTCTGGATGAAGGAATACCAATGGTCTGATTTCGTATGGGATGAAGCAATGTTCCCTGATCCGGAAGGCATGCTTGCACGTCTGAAAGAAAAGGGTCTTAAAATCTGTGCTTGGATCAATCCATATATTGCAGAAAAATCTTACTTGTTCGATGAAGGTATGGAGAACGGTTATCTGGTGAAAACAGCGGATGGCAGCGTATGGCAATGGGATATGTGGCAAGCAGGTATGGCTCTGGTTGACTTCACGAATCCGGATGCTGTGAATTGGTATAAGAGTAAGCTGGAAGTCCTGCTTGATCAAGGTGTAGATTCCTTCAAGACAGACTTCGGCGAAAGAATTCCGACAGATGTCGTGTACTTCGATGGCTCTGATCCGGTTAAAATGCACAACTATTATACACAGCTCTATAACAAAGCTGTATTTGAATTGCTCGAAGAGAAAATTGGCAAAAACGAAGCTGCCCTGTTTGCACGTTCTGCAACAGCAGGTGGTCAACAGTTCCCGGTTCACTGGGGCGGCGACTGCTCTTCAACGTATGAATCCATGGCTGAATCGCTTCGTGGCGGCCTCTCGCTTGGACTTTCCGGTTTCGGATTCTGGAGCCATGATATCAGCGGATTTGAAAGTACAGCGAGCCCTGACGTCTACAAACGCTGGGTACAATTCGGACTGTTATCTTCTCACAGCCGCCTGCACGGAAGTACGTCGTATCGTGTGCCTTGGCTGTTTGACGAGGAGTCTGTGGACGTTGTCCGTGACTTTACCAAACTTAAAATCAGCCTGATGCCATACCTTTACAATTCTGCGGTGGAGTCGACGGTAAAAGGTATTCCGATGATGCGCGCTATGCTGCTGGACTTCCCAGAAGATCCAACAACATATAGCCTGGATACCCAATACATGTTTGGTGATTCGATCCTGGTGGCTCCAATCTTCAACAAGGAAGGCGATGTACGTTACTACCTGCCTGAAGGAACTTGGACGAACTATCTGACAGGAGCGAAAGTACAAGGTGGACGCTGGATCAGTGAAAACCATGACTTCAAAACACTGCCAATGATGGTTAAGCCAAACAGCCTGATCGCTGTTGGTGCTGTAGATAGCAAACCGGATTATGACTTTGCCAATGATGTGTCCTTGCACTTGTTCGAACTGGCTGACGGTCAAACGGCTCAAGCTGTCGTTGTGAACCAAGCTGCTGAACAGGAGCTGACTGTAAACGTTACAC from Paenibacillus sp. FSL R5-0341 harbors:
- the ade gene encoding adenine deaminase, whose product is MNKSSFERPLMADCVPDLVATARGDLPATLVIRGGTLVNVISGEILPEMSIAVQGARIAYVGKDVSHTIGEHTRIIEANGKYIAPGLLDGHCHIESTQMKVTEFARAVLPSGTTGGFFDPHEISNVLGLKGLRLMLDEARTTPMAAYMQVASCVPSTHPGLETTGAYIGPEEVAEALSWGPDMIGLGEVMNFPGVVYGDETMIGEIQATLRAGKVADGHFTWAADDWRLPAYAASGVTGDHECVTKEDVVERLRLGMYAKMRQGSAWHDVAETIKACTELGLDTRRMMLVTDDRSSESLLKEGHMDFVVRLAISQGVKPVTAFQMATINTAERFGVARDIGAVIPGNIADIILLDGRLADVRVGMTIAAGQVVAENGKMTAAWDSFTYPEEALNTVKLEANIQAEDLELAAPITEGTIGAKIIHVTENHVDTKEKHLPVTVQNGKVVVSTSGEVCKIAVLERHKQTGNRAVALVGGIGFTSPAAIAMTVAHDSHNLLIIGNDDALMAEAGNRVIRMQGGVAVVTATGVTEFPLRIAGLMSTESFEVVAAQSAAVSEALQSAGCTLNNAFMTLSLLALVVIPELRLSDKGLVRISAEGIELVSLFDEVVDGTQVTPSGNE
- a CDS encoding AraC family transcriptional regulator, which translates into the protein MERERLREDRIHGNAMYPVSVYPDIQQLNGDSILDCHWHDEMEFTMVTEGCAVFQIDMNTVEVQAGEAIFINRGEIHAGYLKGEVPCVFSSIVFNPELLGSRTFDAVQEKFIGPLIRKTVIPPFHIKADEDWGQEILDHLKRIFADHAAGTETCEMSTKAYLYLVFARMFEHMRPAPLKGTVATGSHDKVERLKSVLGYIHKRYPEPLKLKELADEANMSEGHFCRFFKQMVQKTPVDYINYYRVQQACVQLENTDHKIVDIAMDVGFEHLSYFITTFKKHKATTPSQYRKMFYENVAMESALVQV
- the helD gene encoding RNA polymerase recycling motor HelD, which produces MSTEQQWSEEQQRVNTVTDQIERKITTLEDEVGSFRDEVVGMRKDFWDEVTMNFSEADDVGETSTSMRQQSQVLSDRERSHLNTAAALDKMKRLHHSPYFGRIDFKEDGYPNAERIYLGIASLLDEKEESFLVYDWRAPISNLYYDGAPGPITYHTPSGEISGDIEMKRQFVIRDGRIRFMFDTGVTIGDELLQAVLSRTSDAQMKSIVATIQKEQNRIIRNDRTRMLIVQGAAGSGKTSAALQRVAYLLYKYREHLQADQMVLFSPNPMFNSYVSTVLPELGEENMLQTTFQEYLERRLGREYQLEDPFIQLEYVLTGTQDPDYDVRMSSIRFKSSESFLKVITRYKESMLSGGMKFKPVRFQGRAIVTSEAMAEKFYSFESSVKLVSRLEMLRDWMLKELSAFGKGELDAPWVDQQLDLMEPEDLQRAYQRLKRKQKGKTHTFNDFEQEREILARMVVSDRLKPLRKWIKSLRFVDIRQLYAHLFNDEAQMVRLLGDEALPAQWDEICKMTLRRLKLQELAYEDITPYLYLRELMLGFHINSNIRHVIIDEAQDYSAFQLAFMKRLFPRAKITALGDFNQAIYAHSSVLSGTGPLTNLYGPDNTEVIELTRSYRSTREIVEFTRGMVPGGEEIIPFNRSGEKPKVIVSSDSERHMNVITTDLKHLIEEGYESVAVICKTAEESRDVHAALSKTLPTAPKLIKKTTLAFEQGVHVIPAYLAKGVEFDAVLIYDGSAEQYAQEHERKLFYTACTRAMHLLHVYCVGTPSPFITAQSEEWYDLGKVSAAQVD
- a CDS encoding pyridoxamine 5'-phosphate oxidase family protein; translation: MIIEELDAELIEWLSGTNLEHKQHEAMQLLTISEDQWPHQAMISMGEVIAISPHRLRLALWQGTQTSMNMSKTGKATLIAVQGHRLLHIRIEVELLPEMKGAIHPRDRFEAKVLHVRVDHAPYAEITSGITFQLKDELGAITRWKETIEELRK
- a CDS encoding aromatic acid exporter family protein; the encoded protein is MSFGARVLKTGIAVTLALYLSSLFLNPQSPVPAAIAAIFAMQPSIYRSWKYFLDQLQTTTLGAIVALVGGMVLSNEPIAVGLIIVLVIMICLKLNMGETVGLTLVTVVSIMEASGDWHFALNRFLLTLVGIVSAFLINITVFPPKPKVQFVKQIQSVFSGMSLLLRTSISDEIKEVVFREEKNNLGGSIKSLSDKYNLFEEEQKKMKRSKFSETRQMVVYKQMLLSLQKGYEVLDSVERHYFQAPRTPAMDLFFDSHLELVIKFHEHALLKFEDKLKPNGEEAAQFVLDNDRFMEQAITEFDIDKDGMLRLSIVAAAIYDYGYQLERLNRLAEHVHSSSEDKESQDKILNWLKWP
- the yicI gene encoding alpha-xylosidase, whose translation is MKFTDGFWMTREGYQIQNPTDIRDIVQKDNSLTVYAATKYIRSKGDTLNGTLLKATYSSPMPNVIRVTLNHHKGGVKKGPVFELNTQDANVDISKNEQGAVLKSGNLEVQIDKTNGWDVSFLYEGKRITGSGQRAAGYITGPSKEAYFREQLDLGIGEYVYGLGERFTPFVKNGQIVDTWNEDGGTSSEQSYKNIPFYLSNKGYGVFVNHPERVSYEIASENVSKVQFSVEGETLEYFIIGGDNPKDVLNNYTKLTGKPALPPAWTFGLWLTTSFTTDYDEATVNHFVDGMAERDLPLSVFHFDCFWMKEYQWSDFVWDEAMFPDPEGMLARLKEKGLKICAWINPYIAEKSYLFDEGMENGYLVKTADGSVWQWDMWQAGMALVDFTNPDAVNWYKSKLEVLLDQGVDSFKTDFGERIPTDVVYFDGSDPVKMHNYYTQLYNKAVFELLEEKIGKNEAALFARSATAGGQQFPVHWGGDCSSTYESMAESLRGGLSLGLSGFGFWSHDISGFESTASPDVYKRWVQFGLLSSHSRLHGSTSYRVPWLFDEESVDVVRDFTKLKISLMPYLYNSAVESTVKGIPMMRAMLLDFPEDPTTYSLDTQYMFGDSILVAPIFNKEGDVRYYLPEGTWTNYLTGAKVQGGRWISENHDFKTLPMMVKPNSLIAVGAVDSKPDYDFANDVSLHLFELADGQTAQAVVVNQAAEQELTVNVTRNGSVLEVRAEGAGKPWNIVLRGIESVSSVEGGSQVSGANGVVVTAATGATSLTIQL